GTGATCATTCTAATTGAAGTATTAGAACGGAATATTTTGATACTGGTATATTTCGATATATCATTTTAGAATAGTCATTATatagatactatatatatatatatatatatatatatatatatatatatgaaaaaggtTACCTAAAATATCTAATATACCGCTTAGTTTTGAGTCATTACTCCATTTGACGCCATTGAGAATTAATTGGAAAttcaaaatacatttaaaaaaacaacagaTTTGATACAgcataaaacaatataaaaacttatttgGAAGGCTGATTATGAAGGTGTTGGGGAGAGATTGAGTTAgaagaaaatctgaaaaaaagaTGTGACATGTTGGCGTGTTGCAAGGAGAAAAAGAGACATCAATTATACAATTTTGCCTCTATCATTTTCAGATATTtaccaaatttttatattaattaattttggacTAAAATATGTATTCTTGTCGAAATATCGAAATCGGGCTGGAATGGGTCGGAAAGACCAGAATTGGACCCGAAATAAAACATCCCATTAAACTATGTCGATTACTATTTTGACACAAAACATTCTAATCATTCCAATCGGAAtggaacaaaattcaaaatttgagtttaaactttaaatatatgaaatagacTGAAATACgtttaaattttctataaaaaattaatatagcaaatctcatcaataattaatttaagatagATTAAAGTGAATTTATGTTCCAAACATAACCAGGCCGATTTCAGTTCTTTTAACGTGATGCTTGCGACGACTCCCACAAAGTCTAGGAGGTGCATGGCCAATCATCACATtcgtttgtatttttattatttttatctttaggtagttattttatttttataaaaatagttttttaatagtatatggTGAACTATcagttttatattaaattaattgacatgataaatattatcaagaaaaatgctagttaGCTCATTTAAATTTACGGTTCAAAGTTATCCttagtgtgttttattttttataaatatttgaataaaataatctaGTGTATTTGTATGTGTGCTTTTTtgtaacatttaaaaaaataaaaataaaaataaaaaccaaaatataCTAGAGATACACTTGAGTAGCGAAGTGAAAGGGACTGACCTAGCAGCACCCTTTTGCCAAATGCTCTACATATtagtttttgaaataaataattatagaagaACTTGGAGTACTGCTAATAAAGTCTCAAAGTATGTTTTCACACCGCTCAACCTTTTAGTGTAAAAAACTTGGACGGAGTCGTCGGAGTTAGAGTCCAGAGTCTTTATGGATTCCAGACTTTGAAATTTAGActcaatatatttaatattgtaacaTAAATAACAAATAGTTGAGTGACCTAACGGTGCAATGCCGTGTTTTGTCAGGTCACGTTCAAGCCTCCTCATGTACAAGattgtatattttgtaaattttcttaaaaaaatcttcaaaagtttaaaacgacgtcattttcaccttttatttatttaggatCAAAACCCTGCCTTGTTTCTCTCCTCattcttcattttctcaaaattgaaaatcttttttctttctcttgcaaTCGTTTTCGTcgtttccctctttctctttctctttcgtTTTTTCACAAATTCTCTTTTGTCATTTATCCTGTCACTCAACCCTCAACTCCTACTCCGACAACTCCTATCGGAGTCGAAGCCCAACTTAATCTCTAACTTTGGTCGGAATATGTGTTCGGAGTTGGGCTTTCCATGTGGATTGGAAAGTCATCTTGGTATGATGTCTAATAGACAGCATTGCAGAGGATACGAGTCTTTTGACTCTTTTCTTGGTGGATTAAGATGGGAAGTTAGGCTAGCTGTCGGTGGGTAAAGACAGTACTTTGAGGTTGAGAATGCCTAGTCTCATTATGACATTGTCACTTTTGAGTTCGGATAGTTTTATAAATCTGTAGCAGCACCCAATACTTGTAAATTTCAATTGCATTTTGAGAAAGTAGCATATATAcgcataaatcttataaaaacaatttacatgccttaatataatatgtctgaatttattttataataaaaataatttaatatataaattttattgcatAAGATTTCTATGTAAACCAATCACTTCTTTTACATTTTAAGATAAATTCATCTTGTACTCCAAATTAGTAAAATTGATACATTACActattaaattacaaaaaactaATACATTACACTATTAGAGAGCATGctaagaagaaggaagaactataaatattattaaaaatttattaatttataaatttatttttataaaaaaaattattgtcgtaatactttattttaatataattaaattttataattttatttaattatacataatagcAGATACGAAAGACGTACTTCTGTACtgcgaatatttttttttaaaacaacttaaaatttaaatttttattcatacaaATCAATATTTGCCTTTTAGCTCGATCGATCGGTATTGATGGAGATATCTGAGTTGCTACAAGAAAACTCACTTGCTATAATTCGTCGAGCATTATTGACAGCACAGCCTTTTTAAGGTACGCATGTGCAACCTTATCGCTTCAACAGATCATAATTCATAATGCAACATGCAATGCTTTAGTCTTGAGATGTTAGTCAATTGCGGCGGTTGCAGTACCATTAAATTCCTGTGACCAAAGGAGCAAATATTccagcttttcttttttctttagcCCATAAAAAGACGAAAAGGGTTACCATTTATACCAAACAACTTTAAGAGCTGGCACAGATCATGTTCGATCATATGCAGTACCGTCAGTGTTTACAGTACTGTAGTGGTGTCAAATCATGTTATTAAATCGGGTTCGTATTCTGCCGATATATTATACGATATGTGTTAATCTAAATTCGACTTGTTACGTTTAACGtgtaagttttcaaattttaatatgatTCATTAGAATAAATGATTGACACAATACGAtctattttactttattatgaattaattaaaaatatatctacacAATACGATTTATTTTACTctattatgaattaattaaaaatatatctacacAATACGATCTATTTTGATCCGTTTTAACttgtttatataaatagattaaattgatccaaataattcatttgacttgattaatataattttatataaaatttgaaatcataatatatcacaaaaatgtaaaattaactacatatgtctaaaattataataaaaatatcaaaattacaatccataGAAAGTGTGGGAGGGCGATCGTAACTCTTGAGAACTGACTCAATTGAGAACTAAGAGAGAAAGttataagaaaatacaaaataagattaaagtatttttttttttaggttaaaaatgatataagtataattttaagtaaaaaaaaaaattacaggtCTAAATGGGTCATTAGCGGGTTAAGCGGGTTGACTCGTTAATGACCCATTAATGAAtcatgtcttaacgggtcaattcGTTTTAACCCGAACTTATTAACATCAAATTCAAACCTGTTAATTTTGTATCGTGTTCATGTTAAATTAACGATTCTTATCACATATTACCACCCTTAATTTACAGGCTGTGCCATCCTAACCTTGACTCCTAATTCATAAACCATGCTTATGATTAATTTGGATTAAAATGCCAGCCATTAAATGGATTAAGTGTGGGCTAAACTAATCCAGTAggttgaaatatttaattaaatagattaataaGGTGTAAAGTCAGGTCCGATCCAACTCAAGACCTCTGATATGATTCTAAATAGTGAAATCACCGCTTATTCTAAAAGATTATGCTACTGGAACTTAATAGCTATAGTTAGAATAGATTAATTGTGGTCTAAAAACACTACATTTCACCATACTAGAAAGCTCAATGTCTTCTTCCGTGTGCTTGGAATGCCAATcagatttttaagattttaatcattttagtAGGTGATGAGACCGCCATATATAATCCACAGACTGATCTAGCTAGGAAACTGATCATTATATGCCAAATTATATATACTGCAGAAAAGTCTACATACGTACATGAATTATtgcaaaagtatatataatatgaccgACAACACTGCCGAGACAAAGTGCAGCAGCGTGATCTGAAATCTGCTTGATTTCAGCCTTAATTTGGTTCGAATATTTGGAGGGTTGGagctagcttatatatataaccatcCTCAAATACAGCTGCATGAACATATTAATTCACTCCCATCCCTTACATAAGATGTAATTACAATCTGTTAAAGAGTTGGGGACAATTcatgttttaagaaaaagaatgacactgcatgcatgcatatcgaGATATAGCAATTATTCAAACATACCAGATCACTGCCAGCAATCAATTTAGAATAGATCAAGGAAAAGAGAGAGGCGATGGAAATCTGCAGTACTAATTAATACGCAACAATAAACCAAGATATTTAAGAGCGCCTTCAactagatgagataaaatgcgAGTAATGCCACAGCATGTAATGTTGCTGTGACAATATTAATTGTATCTTGTAGATGATCTGCTAATTACTCCGTTTGAGTaatacacatgcatgcatatggttCATGTATTTCAGCTAGCTTGTTCCTTGCATGGCCGGGTTTTGACATCAAGAAGATCACCCAGATTAACTGatcatgaaaataaagaaacaacaacaaaaacaaataaagaaacagATAATTGGGCAGTCAAAATAGTGTAGGAAGTCCCACCTAGCTCATAATTGAAGCATTAATACAAGtggaaaaccaaaacaaaggGTGGTTCTTCTCTATTTAGGACTAGAGGCCAGGTAACCAAGCTGCTCAGCCAACACATccacttcttcttcatcttcttcttcaacaccCGCTATGCCAATTTCTTCTTCGATACAACCATCATTCAACAAAGTTTCCCAGAAGTATCCCTCGTCAAGGTCCTTATCTCTCCTTTCATGTTTCTCTCCTTCCTCTATAAGTTCTTCTTCTGGGTTCTCTAATTGGCTTCGGCCAGTACATGGTCCCTGCACGTTCATAACAAGTCTGTCCAGCACTGAAACTTCAAATTCGGACATGTCACCATGATCCTGAGGCTCAACTTTAACAAAGCTTTCTCCACCTTGGCCTAATTCGTCAACTTCAAGGTTAAGAGGCCCTTGATCAAGACGTCGTCTTCTCTTCTTAGTTGTCGCTTCCTCTAGCTCTTTCCGGGTGTCCTTCTGCTGAACTAGTTGTTTTATAAAGTTGGGGTTCTGCATTGCTCTTGCCAGGAAACTCATCGTCTGTTTCTGTTTCAGTTCTGTCTTTGTAAGTCTATCCTCCATTGCTTGGAGGTAAGTTCTATTATCCTGTTCCTGCTGTCTAAGCTTCACCAGTTCTGCCATTAGAACCTGCTTGTCACGCCTCAACCAATCAACTTCTCCTTCTAATCCAAACCGTCCAACTTCAATACAAGTGTCCAGAGCCTGCTGTGAAGCCTGAGGTTGAGGCGTTTTCCTCCTCCTAATACTCTTTAGAAGATGCTTTCGTCCTCTAAGAAACCCTTCATTGGCAAACTCCCACCTATCTGGATCAACCTTCCTAAAGCCCTAACATTAATCAAATTCCGTCTTCACGATCACATACATTAATTATAAGAGACTCGGTGTAATAATATTGAGTATTTGAAAGCCATATTATAATTCCATTAACGCCTAAAAAAGCAACACAAAATAAGACTGAAACATCTgaatattgtattaaatatgGTACTCTCGTACATTTTATGTTCTAATCTTTGCACTTTCCTTTTCAATCCgttaaatgaacaaaaaatttcATGTACATGGAACACCTGGATCGAATCAATATATTCTAGAATCTATATACATCTACTAGCTTTGTTcgcattttgttttatttttttatgtttttgttttcgtATAGAAGTTATTGTTCTCTCCTTTACTATTTGTATAGTGATCAATTTGATCGATCATGTGAATACCAAGTTGTAGATTtgttcaaaaaaagaaaatttgtcatTACTCTTGAAATGATCAGATGGAAGTCTAGCTTATAAATCATTTGCCAAAAGaaataacgaaaaaaaaaaaaatcttacatagGTGTTGAGCTGTCGGACAAAGCTTGAGAAATTGTTGTGCTTGAAATATTTGGGGAGAAGACTGGTGGAAAAGGCCTGGGGATCCCAAACAACAAAGCTGTTGTTCCCTCCACTCCAAGAAACAATATGATCAGTGGTCTGATCGTCGACGATGTCATAGGTTTTGGTAAGGAACGGTGGAGGACCTGTTTCTTGGAGTCCCTCCATTGGTCGAGGGGGAGGGATTTTCAAAGATGACGACATGCCCGAAAAGGACGAACTTGCTCCTGGAAACCCCTCCTGCAGTCGGCCTTGAGAATTAATCATGTTTGCAAAAAAGTGCACcaaaaaaaagattaaactGTTGTGATCTGGGTTGGTCACAGAACTATGAACAGGATTGGGGTTATGAGCAGGTAAGGTGTCTCTTGGCTATATATGCAGGCCTAAGCTGCCACAACAATGCCGTTGAAACTTCAACCACTATATATCAACGAAAAGCTATTATGATTGAAAATAGAATGTTTCTCCAAATGAAAGtagaaaacaagaaaagtaaGAAACTGATCTTATACTATAGACAAGTGTTGACCACAGAATAATAATCAAACATTAACATGAACATCATGAAACAGAAATCTGATACAACCGACCTTTAGACAGGAAAAGGACGGGTCATTGGTAAGAGGAACTTAGGCGGCGGTGGAGGTCAAGAAAGGGATCAGGGGAGCTTGAAACTTGGAAGAACTAAGCAATGAAGAGGTAGATACAAAAATGAGTTGgtgttggttttctttttccttgtttttgatctttctctctttttactGTTGGGGAAATATGATTGATTAGTTGAGATGGCCGTGAAGGTGCAAAGAAAACCTAAATGgcattgaaatatttttctctctccttcaatACTTTGATTCTTTTCTGATTTGGGAAAGCCATTTGACAAGCTTAAATAGTTGTTTAGTCCATGTACAAGACAGGCCAGGAAGGTTGTGGAGTGTGGGGTAGTGGatgcatttatttatattaaagtattgaaaaagcagacgaacaaaagaaaattactaattaatttgcCCGTGTGTATCTGGATTTCAAATCTTGCAAGTCTGTACAGCAGAAAGTTACAGAGCGggcgaataaaaaaaaaatttctgaattGATTTTCAGAAGTAAATTCTACTACAATTAATAGTACTCTGATTTACACTGTTTGATAATAACAATTTTAATAGGGtgagatatattatattatgtttattcgtatattgtaaaaatatttatatatata
This window of the Juglans regia cultivar Chandler chromosome 12, Walnut 2.0, whole genome shotgun sequence genome carries:
- the LOC109005079 gene encoding heat stress transcription factor A-6b-like isoform X1, with product MINSQGRLQEGFPGASSSFSGMSSSLKIPPPRPMEGLQETGPPPFLTKTYDIVDDQTTDHIVSWSGGNNSFVVWDPQAFSTSLLPKYFKHNNFSSFVRQLNTYGFRKVDPDRWEFANEGFLRGRKHLLKSIRRRKTPQPQASQQALDTCIEVGRFGLEGEVDWLRRDKQVLMAELVKLRQQEQDNRTYLQAMEDRLTKTELKQKQTMSFLARAMQNPNFIKQLVQQKDTRKELEEATTKKRRRRLDQGPLNLEVDELGQGGESFVKVEPQDHGDMSEFEVSVLDRLVMNVQGPCTGRSQLENPEEELIEEGEKHERRDKDLDEGYFWETLLNDGCIEEEIGIAGVEEEDEEEVDVLAEQLGYLASSPK
- the LOC109005079 gene encoding heat stress transcription factor A-6b-like isoform X2, coding for MSSSLKIPPPRPMEGLQETGPPPFLTKTYDIVDDQTTDHIVSWSGGNNSFVVWDPQAFSTSLLPKYFKHNNFSSFVRQLNTYGFRKVDPDRWEFANEGFLRGRKHLLKSIRRRKTPQPQASQQALDTCIEVGRFGLEGEVDWLRRDKQVLMAELVKLRQQEQDNRTYLQAMEDRLTKTELKQKQTMSFLARAMQNPNFIKQLVQQKDTRKELEEATTKKRRRRLDQGPLNLEVDELGQGGESFVKVEPQDHGDMSEFEVSVLDRLVMNVQGPCTGRSQLENPEEELIEEGEKHERRDKDLDEGYFWETLLNDGCIEEEIGIAGVEEEDEEEVDVLAEQLGYLASSPK